The following are from one region of the Advenella mimigardefordensis DPN7 genome:
- a CDS encoding glycosyltransferase family 9 protein, whose product MKNLERVYIRLPNWIGDVCMSRPAIEAALASGLTIVACGKPWAQALMGELPGLQFLALSGQWRQDRQRIKAHRSEHPCAGRSVGLLLPDSLTSALAFRLAGLPCAGYRDDGRSLLLRWGFTKPAQTLHAVQSWYWLTREAFARWDVTLPAEPANSLSLPSGTNAIAAAQAALAAAGVTNAPILIAPTATGEHKGKNKVWPYFDKLTRQLQAQGYTVVMSPPPNEVAQAQANAPTATLLAALDLTAFVALLRQCSLVICNDSGVAHLAALTETPQLTLIGVTNPTRTRPWTPRAHLLGTYGQWPSVADVLNTVNQLLRNE is encoded by the coding sequence ATGAAAAATCTAGAACGTGTTTACATCCGGCTGCCAAACTGGATCGGCGACGTTTGCATGTCCAGGCCGGCCATCGAGGCCGCGCTGGCCAGCGGCCTGACCATCGTGGCCTGCGGCAAGCCATGGGCTCAGGCCTTAATGGGGGAGCTGCCCGGGCTGCAGTTTCTGGCGCTCAGCGGCCAGTGGCGCCAGGATCGTCAACGCATCAAAGCGCATCGCAGCGAACACCCCTGCGCCGGGCGCAGCGTCGGGCTGCTGCTGCCCGATTCGCTCACCAGCGCGCTGGCCTTTCGGCTGGCAGGACTGCCATGCGCCGGGTACCGGGACGATGGCCGCTCGCTGCTGCTCAGGTGGGGCTTTACCAAACCAGCACAAACGCTGCATGCCGTGCAGTCCTGGTATTGGCTTACCCGCGAAGCATTTGCCCGCTGGGACGTCACGCTGCCCGCAGAGCCGGCCAACAGCCTGTCCTTACCCTCAGGCACAAACGCCATCGCAGCCGCCCAGGCAGCCCTGGCTGCTGCGGGGGTCACGAATGCACCCATCCTGATCGCACCGACAGCAACCGGTGAACATAAAGGCAAAAACAAGGTTTGGCCTTACTTTGACAAGCTGACCCGACAATTACAGGCACAGGGGTATACTGTTGTCATGTCGCCGCCACCCAATGAAGTGGCCCAGGCCCAGGCCAACGCACCCACTGCGACCCTGCTTGCCGCATTGGACCTGACCGCCTTCGTCGCCTTACTGCGCCAGTGCAGCCTGGTCATCTGCAATGATTCTGGCGTCGCCCATCTGGCAGCGCTGACCGAAACGCCTCAGCTCACCCTGATCGGGGTTACCAACCCCACTCGTACCCGTCCGTGGACGCCCCGTGCGCACCTGTTGGGCACATATGGGCAGTGGCCATCCGTGGCCGATGTGCTGAACACAGTTAATCAATTATTGCGGAACGAATAG
- the msbA gene encoding lipid A export permease/ATP-binding protein MsbA, translating to MDNSFKSGSRKTVFRRIYLRVGDYWQALAAALVLVSVAAVTQPALAYIMKPLLDEGFNGAKPHYIWSIPLTVVGLFLVRGVLNFLSDYLLAWIANNMLMGIRKDMFEKLLGMPDGEFQKGDTGRLMNRFTIDAGNITDYATEVCIILVRDGAVVIALLAMLLYLSWQLTLIIFIIMPISVITTRIFIKRLRRINMKTVDINAELTRVVKESIEGQRVVKLFNGYEFERSRFQSVNNGLRRFAMRSAIASAAMTPITQLSIAFAVGIVIATALYQGSTGALTVGSFAAFLTALAQIFDPVKRLTNVAARMQKMLVAADSVFTLIDSPQENDTGKKVLDSDKLGNISFANVNFRFPDAGSDTLNDISFTVKRGETIAFVGRSGSGKTTLVNMIPRFVDPISGQITIDGTNIADFTLESLRSQLSLVSQSVVLFEGTMAQNVAYGFFGDTSEERIREALASANLLDYVNSLPQGLDTPIGENGAWLSGGQRQRLAIARALIKNAPILILDEATSALDNESERQVQASLETLMKGRTTFVIAHRLSTVQNADRILVLDRGHIVEQGNHTELLKNDGLYASLYNMQFREG from the coding sequence TTGGATAATTCTTTCAAAAGCGGTAGCCGCAAAACCGTATTTCGACGTATTTACTTAAGAGTCGGCGACTACTGGCAGGCCCTGGCAGCAGCGTTGGTGCTGGTGTCGGTGGCTGCCGTCACGCAGCCTGCGCTGGCTTACATCATGAAACCCCTGCTGGACGAGGGTTTCAATGGTGCCAAACCGCATTATATCTGGTCGATCCCCCTCACCGTCGTGGGCCTGTTTCTGGTCCGCGGCGTCCTGAACTTTCTGAGTGACTACCTGCTGGCCTGGATTGCCAACAATATGCTGATGGGTATACGCAAGGATATGTTTGAAAAATTGCTGGGTATGCCCGACGGTGAGTTCCAGAAAGGCGACACTGGCAGGCTGATGAATCGCTTCACGATCGATGCCGGCAATATTACAGACTATGCGACCGAAGTCTGTATCATCCTGGTACGTGATGGTGCAGTGGTGATCGCGCTGTTGGCCATGTTGCTGTATTTGTCCTGGCAACTGACGCTGATTATCTTCATCATCATGCCCATTTCCGTGATCACCACCAGAATATTCATCAAGCGGCTGCGTCGCATCAATATGAAGACGGTGGACATCAATGCCGAACTCACCCGGGTGGTCAAAGAGTCCATCGAAGGTCAGCGCGTTGTCAAACTGTTTAACGGCTACGAATTCGAACGCTCACGCTTCCAGTCCGTCAATAATGGCTTGCGTCGGTTTGCCATGCGTTCGGCCATTGCCAGCGCTGCCATGACGCCCATCACGCAGCTGAGTATCGCGTTTGCCGTGGGCATTGTGATTGCCACCGCGCTGTATCAGGGCAGCACCGGCGCCCTCACTGTCGGCTCCTTTGCGGCATTTTTGACGGCGCTTGCGCAAATTTTTGACCCCGTCAAACGCCTGACCAATGTCGCGGCGCGCATGCAGAAAATGCTGGTGGCGGCCGACAGCGTGTTTACGCTGATCGATAGTCCCCAGGAAAACGACACCGGCAAAAAGGTGCTGGATTCCGACAAACTGGGCAACATCTCGTTTGCGAACGTCAATTTTCGCTTCCCCGATGCCGGCAGCGACACCCTGAACGACATTTCCTTTACTGTTAAGCGCGGGGAAACCATTGCGTTCGTCGGTCGTTCCGGCAGCGGTAAAACCACCTTGGTCAATATGATCCCGCGCTTTGTCGATCCGATCAGCGGGCAGATTACGATAGATGGTACCAATATTGCCGATTTCACACTGGAGAGCCTGCGCTCGCAATTGTCGCTGGTGAGCCAGAGTGTCGTGCTGTTCGAGGGCACCATGGCTCAGAACGTCGCTTACGGCTTTTTCGGCGATACCAGTGAAGAGCGGATTCGTGAAGCTCTGGCTTCGGCCAACCTGCTGGATTATGTCAATTCGCTGCCACAGGGGCTGGACACGCCTATCGGCGAGAATGGTGCCTGGCTATCGGGCGGGCAGCGGCAGCGTCTGGCTATTGCACGTGCCCTGATCAAGAATGCGCCTATCCTGATTCTTGACGAAGCCACCTCGGCGCTGGATAACGAGTCCGAAAGGCAGGTTCAGGCCTCTCTGGAGACCTTGATGAAAGGACGTACCACCTTTGTGATTGCCCATCGACTTTCCACTGTGCAGAATGCGGATCGCATTCTCGTGCTGGACCGGGGGCATATCGTTGAGCAGGGAAATCATACCGAGCTCTTGAAAAATGACGGATTGTACGCATCTTTGTATAACATGCAGTTTCGTGAAGGTTGA
- the rng gene encoding ribonuclease G has product MSGHILINVTPFETRVALIEHGVVQEIHLERTRQRGKVGNIYLGRVVRVLPGMQSAFVDIGLERAAFIHIADLRENRAVRNTGLPYTQIEKLLFEGQTLLVQVIKDPLGNKGARLSNQISIAGRMLVYLPYDNHVGISQKIESEEERNSLKERVIAHMPANEKGGYIIRTQAEGATDDEIARDQEYLARRWSMIQAAVMTQAAPSLLYEDLTLAQRVLRDMVSPDTESIEIDSRITVQTLQTWADIYTPGISNKINHYHGERPLFDTANVDEEIKSALSRRVDLKSGGYLIIDQTEALTSIDVNTGGFIGGRNFHDTIFKTNLEAAHAIARQLRIRNLGGIIIIDFIDMDNKDHQDAVLAELQKALSRDRTKTTTNGFSALGLVEMTRKRTRDSLSHLLCEPCPTCDARGQIQTSQTMCYNILREILREARQFNPREFRLIASQGVIDLFLEEESQYLATLGDFVGKPVTLEVDSRYSQEMYDIVLI; this is encoded by the coding sequence ATGAGTGGACATATTCTGATCAACGTAACCCCGTTTGAAACCCGCGTTGCCCTGATAGAACACGGCGTCGTTCAGGAGATTCATCTTGAACGCACGCGACAGCGTGGCAAAGTCGGCAATATTTATCTGGGTCGTGTCGTGCGGGTACTGCCCGGCATGCAAAGCGCCTTCGTCGATATCGGGCTGGAACGGGCGGCCTTCATCCATATTGCAGACCTGCGCGAAAACCGTGCGGTGCGCAACACCGGCCTTCCCTATACGCAAATTGAAAAGCTGCTGTTTGAAGGACAGACACTACTGGTACAGGTGATCAAGGACCCGTTGGGCAACAAGGGGGCCAGGCTGTCTAACCAGATCAGCATCGCGGGTCGCATGCTGGTGTATTTACCCTATGACAATCATGTTGGCATTTCGCAGAAAATCGAATCGGAAGAAGAACGCAACAGCCTGAAGGAACGGGTCATCGCTCATATGCCGGCCAACGAGAAAGGCGGCTATATTATTCGCACCCAGGCAGAAGGCGCAACCGACGATGAAATCGCGCGTGATCAGGAATATCTGGCCCGCCGCTGGTCCATGATACAGGCGGCGGTCATGACACAGGCTGCCCCTTCCCTGCTTTATGAAGATCTGACTCTGGCGCAGCGGGTATTGCGGGACATGGTGAGCCCCGATACCGAATCCATTGAAATCGACTCACGCATCACCGTACAAACGCTGCAGACCTGGGCCGATATTTACACGCCCGGCATTTCCAATAAAATCAATCACTATCACGGCGAGCGCCCCCTCTTTGACACGGCCAATGTAGACGAAGAGATCAAGTCAGCACTGTCGCGCCGGGTCGATCTGAAGTCGGGCGGCTATCTGATCATTGATCAGACCGAAGCGCTGACCAGTATCGATGTCAACACCGGCGGCTTTATCGGCGGCCGCAACTTTCACGACACTATTTTCAAGACCAATCTGGAAGCGGCGCACGCCATTGCACGCCAGCTGCGCATTCGCAACCTGGGCGGCATTATCATTATCGACTTCATCGATATGGATAATAAAGACCATCAGGACGCGGTCCTGGCCGAATTGCAGAAAGCCCTGAGCCGTGACCGCACCAAAACCACCACTAACGGTTTTTCAGCGCTCGGACTGGTGGAAATGACCCGCAAGCGCACCCGCGACTCACTCTCACACCTGCTATGCGAGCCCTGCCCGACCTGCGACGCACGCGGTCAGATCCAGACCTCGCAAACCATGTGCTACAACATTCTGCGGGAAATTCTAAGGGAAGCCAGACAATTCAATCCCCGGGAGTTCAGACTGATTGCCTCCCAGGGAGTGATTGATTTGTTTCTTGAGGAAGAGAGCCAGTATCTGGCCACGCTGGGAGATTTTGTCGGCAAACCGGTTACCCTTGAAGTGGATAGCCGGTACTCCCAGGAAATGTACGATATCGTCCTGATCTGA
- the folE gene encoding GTP cyclohydrolase I: protein MAEQATHPDDSGYISIRIRERIRQAGARFHANDNIARFIEPGELDQLQQEVQDKMQAVLSSLVIDTDSDHNTNETAKRVAKMYLREVFAGRYTEAPQVTEFPNIEKLNELMIVGPIQVRSACSHHLCPIMGKVWIGIMPNEHSNLIGLSKYARLVAWLMERPQIQEEAVKHVADLLMKKVNPDGLAVVMDADHFCMQWRGVRDMESRMINSVMRGSFLNDSDLRKEFLSLIRAR, encoded by the coding sequence CTGGCGGAGCAGGCGACGCATCCGGATGACAGCGGTTATATTTCAATACGTATACGCGAGCGTATTCGCCAGGCGGGTGCCCGTTTTCATGCCAATGATAATATTGCCCGTTTTATCGAGCCTGGCGAGCTTGACCAGCTGCAACAGGAAGTGCAGGACAAAATGCAGGCGGTGCTCTCCAGTCTGGTTATCGACACCGATAGCGATCACAACACCAATGAAACCGCCAAACGTGTAGCGAAAATGTATTTGCGTGAAGTGTTCGCGGGCCGCTACACCGAAGCACCCCAGGTGACCGAGTTTCCCAATATCGAAAAGCTCAATGAGCTGATGATTGTCGGTCCCATACAGGTGCGCAGCGCATGCTCCCATCATTTATGTCCCATCATGGGTAAAGTGTGGATCGGCATCATGCCTAACGAACATTCCAATCTCATCGGCCTGTCAAAATATGCAAGACTGGTGGCCTGGCTGATGGAGCGTCCGCAAATTCAGGAGGAAGCCGTCAAGCACGTGGCGGATCTCTTAATGAAAAAAGTGAACCCGGACGGACTGGCAGTGGTCATGGATGCGGATCACTTCTGCATGCAATGGCGTGGCGTGCGGGATATGGAATCGCGCATGATCAACAGCGTGATGCGTGGTTCCTTTCTGAATGATTCCGATCTGCGCAAGGAATTTCTGTCCCTGATCCGGGCGCGGTAA
- a CDS encoding TonB-dependent receptor domain-containing protein produces MMFYRSILSLAVAGVFMPGAALAAAADSATTLEPIVVSASGSSQNVSDAPASITVIDKEELAHMPVNNLTDAIRDIPGVSVIGSNPSKSDISIRGLSGDYTLLLVNGRRQNTRESRPNGSGGFEAGFMPPLAAIERIEVVRGPMSSLYGSDAMGGIVNVITKDFTPEWTGSLSMGGILQESSDAGNTANSSFFLSGPLVDNKLGVQIYGGGNFRQEDSIVGGYNRHEDKNIVARFAWLPTDNQRVILEAGRSVQKRRSTPGESIAAYTARGTSVKANTQDDTIGSRNHWSLTHTGEWDFMSSELSLYQEKAKREVKTDGVYDSRTPEITQTIFDARFVVPFSVHKLTFGGQYQRGQLKDDSTTGLNKTVQGNIKMNQYALFVEDEIALRDNLALTLGARMDDHELYGVHWSPRAYLVYHPTDRFTVRGGISKGFRTPGLRELSPTYGTATEGGRGIIYGNPDLKPETSVSQEMGFEYRDPAGYSASVTLFNTDFRNKLTSYSTGETDSTSGLNQYVYANVGKANIKGVELSAGIPLATGLKLDLNYTYLDSKRKSDDETYSSGESLKGQPLEMTPKHSASAKLSWQANDKLDLYAKASYTGKQAWANQRNGYGGTGGTRYRSGFITGDVGGNYQINKNLAVGFAVLNIGNQRMYGIDTAGNWAVEDGRRYWLNLNMTF; encoded by the coding sequence ATGATGTTCTATCGTTCAATATTAAGTCTGGCTGTGGCTGGCGTGTTTATGCCGGGTGCGGCACTGGCGGCAGCCGCCGATAGTGCGACAACGCTTGAACCGATAGTGGTCAGTGCTTCCGGATCATCGCAAAACGTGAGCGATGCACCTGCCAGTATCACCGTGATTGATAAGGAAGAGCTGGCGCATATGCCGGTTAACAACCTGACCGATGCCATCCGTGATATTCCTGGCGTGAGCGTCATCGGCAGCAATCCCAGTAAATCCGATATTTCCATCCGCGGGCTATCCGGCGACTATACCTTGTTGCTGGTCAACGGCCGGCGCCAGAATACCCGTGAATCGCGCCCCAATGGTAGCGGCGGATTCGAAGCCGGCTTTATGCCCCCCCTGGCGGCCATCGAACGTATTGAAGTGGTGCGCGGGCCGATGTCGTCGCTCTATGGTTCGGACGCCATGGGCGGTATTGTGAATGTGATTACCAAGGACTTTACCCCAGAATGGACGGGTAGCCTGTCGATGGGGGGTATCCTGCAAGAGAGCAGCGACGCTGGTAATACGGCCAATAGCAGTTTTTTCCTGTCCGGGCCGCTGGTGGACAACAAGTTAGGCGTACAGATCTACGGTGGCGGTAATTTCCGGCAGGAAGACAGCATCGTCGGTGGCTACAATCGTCATGAAGACAAAAATATCGTAGCGCGTTTTGCCTGGCTGCCGACCGATAACCAGCGTGTCATTCTGGAAGCCGGGCGGTCGGTACAAAAGCGCCGCAGCACACCGGGCGAATCTATCGCTGCCTATACTGCGCGCGGTACCTCGGTCAAGGCCAATACCCAGGATGACACCATCGGCAGCCGCAATCACTGGTCACTCACACATACAGGAGAATGGGACTTTATGAGTTCTGAACTGAGCCTGTATCAGGAAAAAGCCAAACGCGAAGTAAAGACTGATGGCGTGTATGACAGTCGTACACCGGAGATTACCCAGACGATTTTTGACGCCCGCTTCGTTGTGCCGTTCTCCGTACACAAGCTCACGTTTGGTGGGCAGTATCAGCGCGGCCAGCTTAAGGACGACAGCACAACCGGACTGAACAAAACGGTGCAGGGCAATATCAAAATGAACCAGTATGCACTGTTTGTCGAAGATGAAATTGCGCTGCGTGACAATCTGGCACTGACACTGGGTGCCCGAATGGATGATCATGAACTTTATGGTGTGCATTGGAGCCCGCGGGCTTACCTGGTATACCATCCGACTGACCGGTTTACCGTCAGGGGTGGGATTTCCAAAGGCTTTCGCACGCCAGGGCTGCGCGAACTGTCTCCTACTTATGGCACGGCAACTGAGGGTGGTCGCGGCATTATCTACGGTAACCCGGATCTGAAGCCGGAAACCAGCGTCAGCCAGGAAATGGGCTTCGAATATCGCGACCCTGCCGGCTATAGCGCTTCGGTCACGTTATTCAATACCGATTTTCGCAACAAGCTGACCAGTTACTCTACCGGCGAAACCGATTCGACCAGTGGCCTGAACCAGTATGTTTATGCTAACGTCGGCAAGGCCAATATCAAGGGGGTAGAGCTGTCCGCAGGGATACCGCTGGCAACCGGATTAAAGCTGGATCTGAATTACACTTATCTGGATTCAAAACGTAAGAGCGACGATGAAACCTATTCATCCGGTGAGTCCCTGAAAGGTCAGCCACTGGAAATGACGCCTAAACATAGCGCCAGTGCGAAGCTTTCCTGGCAGGCCAATGACAAACTGGATCTGTATGCGAAGGCAAGCTATACCGGTAAGCAGGCATGGGCTAATCAGCGCAATGGTTACGGCGGCACCGGTGGAACCCGGTATCGTAGTGGTTTCATCACAGGTGATGTGGGTGGTAATTACCAAATCAATAAGAACCTGGCCGTCGGCTTCGCGGTGCTGAATATTGGCAATCAGCGGATGTATGGGATCGACACGGCCGGCAACTGGGCGGTTGAGGATGGACGCCGTTATTGGCTCAACCTCAATATGACCTTCTAA